Proteins from a single region of Streptomyces griseiscabiei:
- the yaaA gene encoding peroxide stress protein YaaA, with protein sequence MLVLLPPSEGKAPSSGGAPLKLEGLSLPALTGAREAVIGELVELCAGDEDKAREVLGLSEGLRGEVAKNAELLAAGTRPAGQVYTGVLYDALDLAGLETAAKQRAARQLLVFSGLWGAVRVTDRIPSYRCSMGVRLPGIGALGTHWRTPMASALPEAAGDGLVLDLRSSAYTAAWKPKGEVAGRTATVRVLHAPTRKVVSHFNKATKGRIVRSLLSAGIAPTGPAELVEALRDLGYVVEVEPPAGTGVGARTGAGKAWALDVLVDEVH encoded by the coding sequence GTGCTCGTCCTGTTGCCGCCGTCCGAAGGCAAGGCCCCCTCCTCGGGCGGGGCTCCGCTGAAGCTGGAGGGGTTGTCGCTGCCGGCGCTCACGGGGGCGCGGGAGGCGGTGATCGGGGAGTTGGTGGAGCTGTGCGCCGGGGACGAGGACAAGGCGCGTGAGGTGCTCGGGCTGAGCGAGGGGCTGCGCGGCGAGGTCGCCAAGAACGCCGAGCTGCTGGCGGCGGGCACCCGTCCGGCCGGGCAGGTCTACACGGGCGTGCTGTACGACGCGCTCGACCTCGCCGGGCTGGAGACCGCCGCCAAGCAGCGCGCGGCGCGTCAGCTGCTGGTCTTCTCGGGGCTGTGGGGCGCGGTCCGGGTGACGGACCGTATCCCCTCCTACCGTTGCTCGATGGGCGTCAGGCTGCCCGGCATCGGCGCGCTCGGCACGCACTGGCGTACGCCGATGGCGTCGGCGCTTCCCGAGGCCGCCGGGGACGGGCTGGTCCTCGACCTGCGGTCCTCCGCGTACACGGCCGCGTGGAAGCCGAAGGGCGAGGTGGCCGGGCGGACCGCGACCGTACGGGTGCTGCACGCGCCCACCCGGAAGGTCGTCAGCCACTTCAACAAGGCGACCAAGGGCCGCATCGTACGGAGCCTGCTGTCGGCCGGGATCGCGCCCACGGGCCCGGCGGAGCTGGTGGAGGCGCTGCGGGACCTCGGGTATGTGGTGGAGGTGGAGCCTCCGGCCGGGACCGGGGTCGGCGCCCGGACCGGGGCCGGGAAGGCGTGGGCGCTGGATGTGCTGGTGGACGAGGTGCACTGA
- the eda gene encoding bifunctional 4-hydroxy-2-oxoglutarate aldolase/2-dehydro-3-deoxy-phosphogluconate aldolase, giving the protein MPSSLPASSRDSVLDLAPVLPVVVVDDPADAVPLARALVAGGLPAIEVTLRTPGALDAVRAIAAEVPDAVVGVGTVITPAQVAEAVAAGGRFLVSPGWTDVLLEAMRASGVPFLPGVSTASEVVALLERGVREMKFFPAEAAGGTAYLKSLAGPLPQARFCPTGGVGPGNAPEYLALPNVGCVGGTWMLPADALAARDWGRIEGLARAAAGLREPRSAQV; this is encoded by the coding sequence ATGCCCTCATCCCTGCCCGCGTCCTCACGCGACTCCGTCCTCGACCTCGCGCCCGTCCTGCCCGTGGTCGTCGTCGACGACCCCGCCGACGCCGTCCCGCTCGCGCGGGCGCTGGTCGCGGGTGGGCTGCCGGCGATCGAGGTGACGCTGCGGACGCCGGGCGCGCTGGACGCCGTACGGGCGATCGCGGCGGAGGTACCGGACGCGGTGGTCGGGGTGGGGACCGTCATCACCCCGGCGCAGGTCGCGGAGGCCGTCGCGGCGGGTGGGCGTTTCCTGGTCAGTCCGGGCTGGACGGACGTACTGCTGGAGGCGATGCGGGCGTCCGGGGTGCCGTTCCTGCCGGGGGTGTCGACGGCCTCGGAGGTCGTGGCGCTGCTCGAACGCGGGGTGCGGGAGATGAAGTTCTTCCCGGCGGAGGCGGCGGGCGGGACGGCGTATCTGAAGTCGCTCGCCGGGCCGTTGCCGCAGGCGCGCTTCTGCCCGACCGGCGGGGTCGGGCCGGGCAACGCGCCGGAGTATCTGGCCCTGCCCAACGTCGGCTGTGTGGGCGGTACTTGGATGCTGCCGGCCGATGCGCTCGCAGCGCGGGACTGGGGGCGGATCGAGGGGCTGGCACGGGCGGCGGCGGGGCTGCGGGAGCCCCGTTCAGCGCAGGTGTGA
- a CDS encoding bifunctional RNase H/acid phosphatase, with protein MREFIVEADGGSRGNPGPAGYGSVVLDAVTGETLVEAAEYLGVATNNVAEYRGLIAGLKAAYELDPAASVRVRMDSKLVVEQMSGRWKIKHPDMKPLAAEAARVFPPGRVTYEWMPRDQNKHADRLANEAMDAGKRGERWSPAASTADLDTRAARSAAAPEPSGPPGDATAGAAKARAALSAAGARRGNGTGIDSGSGAEAPPPADTAAPSSPGRRAPIPGAKAAADLRAAANVASAAPDLGTPATFVLLRHGETPLTPQKRFSGSGGSDPSLSDVGRYQAERVAAALAARGTIQEVVSSPLARCRETAGIVAARLGLKVAVEDGLRETDFGAWEGLSFGEVRERHPDDMNAWLSSPDAEPTGGGESFEAVAHRVAATRDELVAAHRGRTVLLVTHVTPIKTLVRLALGAPAESLFRMEVSAASLSALAYYADGNATLRLLNDTSHLR; from the coding sequence ATGCGGGAGTTCATCGTCGAGGCGGACGGCGGTTCCCGGGGCAACCCGGGGCCCGCGGGCTACGGCTCGGTCGTCCTCGACGCGGTGACGGGCGAGACGCTGGTGGAGGCCGCCGAGTACCTCGGGGTCGCCACGAACAACGTCGCCGAGTACCGCGGCCTCATCGCGGGTCTGAAGGCGGCGTACGAGCTGGACCCCGCGGCCTCCGTCCGGGTCCGGATGGACTCCAAGCTCGTCGTCGAGCAGATGTCGGGCCGCTGGAAGATCAAGCATCCCGACATGAAGCCGCTGGCCGCCGAGGCCGCGCGGGTCTTCCCGCCCGGCCGTGTGACGTACGAGTGGATGCCGCGCGACCAGAACAAGCACGCCGACCGCCTCGCCAACGAGGCGATGGACGCGGGCAAGCGGGGCGAGCGGTGGTCACCCGCCGCGTCCACGGCGGACCTGGACACCCGCGCGGCCCGGTCCGCCGCCGCGCCCGAGCCGTCGGGCCCCCCGGGCGACGCGACGGCAGGCGCGGCCAAGGCCCGCGCGGCGCTGTCCGCAGCCGGAGCCCGCAGGGGGAACGGGACCGGGATCGATAGCGGTTCGGGAGCGGAGGCACCGCCTCCGGCGGACACCGCAGCCCCCTCGTCCCCTGGCCGCCGCGCCCCGATCCCCGGTGCCAAGGCCGCCGCCGACCTCCGTGCCGCGGCGAACGTCGCCTCCGCCGCCCCCGACCTCGGCACCCCCGCCACCTTCGTACTGCTGCGCCACGGCGAGACCCCCCTCACCCCCCAGAAGCGGTTCTCGGGGAGCGGGGGCTCGGATCCGTCCCTCTCCGACGTCGGCCGGTACCAGGCGGAACGGGTCGCCGCCGCGCTCGCGGCCCGCGGCACGATCCAGGAGGTCGTGTCGTCGCCGCTGGCCCGCTGCCGGGAGACGGCCGGGATCGTCGCGGCCCGGCTGGGCCTGAAGGTGGCCGTCGAGGACGGGCTGCGGGAGACGGACTTCGGCGCGTGGGAGGGGCTGAGCTTCGGCGAGGTGCGGGAGCGCCACCCGGACGACATGAACGCCTGGCTGTCCTCCCCGGACGCCGAACCCACCGGCGGCGGCGAGAGCTTCGAGGCCGTGGCCCACCGCGTCGCCGCCACCCGGGACGAACTGGTCGCCGCACACCGGGGCCGCACGGTCCTGCTCGTCACCCACGTCACACCGATCAAGACCCTCGTACGCCTGGCCCTCGGCGCACCCGCGGAATCCCTGTTCCGCATGGAAGTCTCGGCGGCCTCCCTGTCGGCCCTGGCCTACTACGCGGACGGCAACGCGACCCTCCGCCTCCTCAACGACACCTCACACCTGCGCTGA
- a CDS encoding zinc ribbon domain-containing protein, whose product MNAAPADQIRLLDVQGLDVRLQQLAHRRRSLPEHAEIESLTKDHTQLRDLLVAAQTEESDTAREQTKAEQDVDQVRQRAVRDQQRLDSGAVSSPKDLENLQREIASLAKRQGDLEDIVLEVMERRESVQERVAELTERVGAVQGKVDDATARREAAFEEIDGEVATVTKEREVIAASVPADLLKLYDKLRDQQGGIGAAKLYQRTCQGCRQELSITDFNDVRKATPDTVVRCENCGRILVRTSESGL is encoded by the coding sequence CTGAACGCCGCGCCCGCCGACCAGATCCGCCTCCTCGACGTCCAGGGCCTGGACGTCCGCCTGCAGCAGCTCGCGCACAGGCGGAGGTCGCTGCCCGAGCACGCCGAGATCGAGTCGCTGACGAAGGACCACACCCAGCTGCGCGACCTGCTCGTGGCCGCGCAGACCGAGGAGAGCGACACCGCCCGCGAGCAGACCAAGGCCGAGCAGGACGTGGACCAGGTGCGCCAGCGCGCCGTCCGTGACCAGCAGCGCCTGGACTCGGGCGCGGTCAGCTCCCCGAAGGACCTGGAGAACCTCCAGCGCGAGATCGCCTCCCTCGCCAAGCGGCAGGGCGACCTGGAGGACATCGTCCTGGAGGTCATGGAGCGCCGGGAGTCCGTCCAGGAGCGGGTCGCCGAGCTGACCGAGCGGGTCGGCGCCGTGCAGGGGAAGGTCGACGACGCGACCGCCCGCCGGGAGGCCGCGTTCGAGGAGATCGACGGCGAGGTGGCGACGGTGACCAAGGAGCGCGAGGTCATCGCGGCCTCCGTCCCCGCGGACCTCCTCAAGCTCTACGACAAGCTGCGCGACCAGCAGGGCGGCATCGGCGCGGCCAAGCTGTACCAGCGCACCTGCCAGGGCTGCCGCCAGGAGCTGTCGATCACCGACTTCAACGACGTCCGCAAGGCCACGCCCGACACGGTCGTCCGCTGCGAGAACTGCGGCCGGATCCTCGTGCGTACGTCCGAGTCGGGCCTCTAG
- a CDS encoding Nif3-like dinuclear metal center hexameric protein, with protein sequence MPRLSEVIAALDALWPPERAEGWDAVGTVCGDPDQEVARVLFAVDPVQEIVEEAVKLGADLLVTHHPLYLRGTTTVAASTFKGRVVHTLIKNDIALHVAHTNADTADPGVSDALAGALDLRVVRPLVPDPADPTGRRGLGRVCELDHPLTVRDLAARAAERLPATAQGIRVAGDPDAVVRTVAVSGGSGDSLFDDVRAAGVDAFLTADLRHHPASEAVARAAEGTHTPLALLDAAHWATEWPWCELAAAQLDEISDREGWDLRVHVSKTVTDPWTAHAASATVSDPLGAPN encoded by the coding sequence GTGCCCCGTCTGTCTGAAGTCATCGCCGCGCTCGACGCCCTCTGGCCGCCCGAGAGGGCCGAGGGGTGGGACGCGGTCGGCACGGTCTGCGGCGACCCGGACCAGGAGGTCGCGCGGGTCCTGTTCGCCGTCGACCCGGTCCAGGAGATCGTCGAGGAAGCGGTGAAGCTGGGCGCCGACCTGCTGGTCACCCACCACCCGCTCTATCTGCGCGGGACGACGACGGTGGCGGCCTCCACCTTCAAGGGCCGCGTCGTGCACACCCTCATCAAGAACGACATCGCGCTGCACGTCGCCCACACCAACGCCGACACCGCCGACCCGGGCGTCAGCGACGCCCTCGCCGGCGCGCTGGACCTGAGGGTCGTACGCCCCCTCGTCCCGGACCCCGCCGACCCCACCGGGCGGCGCGGTCTCGGCCGGGTCTGCGAGCTGGACCACCCGCTGACCGTGCGCGACCTGGCCGCGCGCGCCGCCGAGCGACTGCCCGCCACCGCGCAGGGCATCCGGGTCGCCGGCGATCCCGACGCGGTCGTCCGCACGGTCGCCGTCAGCGGCGGCTCCGGCGACAGCCTCTTCGACGACGTACGCGCGGCCGGTGTCGACGCCTTCCTCACCGCCGACCTGCGCCACCACCCCGCCTCCGAGGCCGTGGCCCGGGCCGCGGAAGGCACCCACACACCTCTCGCGCTGCTCGACGCGGCGCACTGGGCCACCGAATGGCCCTGGTGCGAGCTGGCCGCAGCCCAGCTCGACGAGATCTCCGACCGGGAGGGCTGGGACCTTCGCGTCCACGTCTCCAAGACGGTCACCGACCCCTGGACCGCCCACGCGGCGTCCGCCACCGTTTCTGACCCCCTGGGAGCCCCCAACTGA
- a CDS encoding 3-oxoacyl-ACP reductase has translation MTSPLEGQSLQGQPLQGQSLQGLPLEGLSAIVTGAGRGLGRAEALELARLGAAVVVNDYGRPGRDGSGEVSAGPAEEVADTIRAAGGRAVVHTGDVSDHQQARELVELAIAEFGKLDILVNNAGILRDRMVFSMSEEEWDAVLRVHLKGHFNTTRFASAYWRDRAKAGGGGPVYGRIVNTSSEAFLAGSAGQPNYAAAKGGIVGLTTSTALALAKYGVTANVICPRARTRMTEDVFGESASGGLDPLAPEHVAPLVGYLASPAAARVNGQLLVVHGGMVAVVERPRVQARFDTKQDAFTHDELDGLLTPYYAGRPEGETFAAAEVLGLRHGADEAS, from the coding sequence ATGACATCGCCGCTCGAAGGACAGTCGTTGCAAGGGCAGCCGTTGCAAGGACAGTCGTTGCAAGGGCTGCCGCTCGAAGGGCTGTCCGCGATCGTGACCGGCGCGGGGCGCGGACTCGGCCGGGCCGAGGCGCTGGAGCTGGCCCGGCTGGGCGCGGCCGTCGTGGTGAACGACTACGGACGGCCGGGCCGGGACGGTTCCGGCGAGGTGTCGGCGGGGCCCGCCGAGGAGGTGGCGGACACGATCCGTGCTGCGGGCGGACGCGCGGTCGTCCACACCGGCGATGTGTCGGATCACCAACAGGCGCGAGAACTGGTCGAGTTGGCGATCGCGGAGTTCGGGAAGCTGGACATCCTCGTCAACAACGCGGGAATCCTGCGCGACCGCATGGTCTTCTCGATGTCGGAGGAGGAGTGGGACGCGGTCCTCCGGGTGCATCTGAAGGGGCACTTCAACACGACACGGTTCGCCTCCGCCTACTGGCGCGACCGGGCGAAGGCGGGCGGCGGCGGTCCGGTGTACGGGCGGATCGTGAACACCTCGTCGGAGGCCTTCCTCGCGGGCTCGGCCGGACAGCCCAACTACGCGGCGGCGAAGGGCGGCATCGTCGGGCTGACGACCTCCACGGCGCTCGCGCTCGCCAAGTACGGCGTCACGGCGAACGTGATCTGCCCGCGGGCCCGGACCCGGATGACCGAGGACGTGTTCGGCGAGTCCGCCTCCGGCGGCCTCGACCCCCTCGCCCCCGAGCATGTCGCCCCCCTCGTCGGCTATCTCGCCTCACCCGCCGCCGCCCGGGTGAACGGACAGCTCCTCGTCGTCCACGGCGGCATGGTCGCCGTCGTCGAACGTCCGCGTGTCCAGGCCAGGTTCGACACCAAGCAGGACGCGTTCACCCACGACGAACTGGACGGCCTGCTCACGCCGTACTACGCGGGCCGCCCGGAGGGCGAGACGTTCGCGGCGGCGGAGGTGCTGGGCCTGCGGCACGGGGCGGACGAAGCCTCGTAA
- a CDS encoding Zn-dependent alcohol dehydrogenase, translated as MRAAVLHEIGQDKLDVLDDVEAVGFGPGRVRIRVRATGLCHSDLSAMAGVLPQPGPFVPGHEGAGEIVEVGEGVSHLKAGDRVVVCWLPACGTCPACKRGQTHLCLAGFLNAGTPNFKRPAGDVFGFAGTGTFAEEVVVDAGCAVPIPDDVPSDIAALIGCGVTTGLGAALNTADVEAGSSVAVIGCGGVGISAIQGARLKGAAEIVAVDPVVSRREAALKFGATRAISPEELADAKQSVTAGEGFDYVFEVVGRSATARTAYETTRRGGTLVVVGAGALDDFLQLSMFELFFDEKRILPSMYGGGDVLRSYERAIALWRAGRIDLASLITHRVPLADINEALDQMRTGVALRTCIEI; from the coding sequence ATGCGCGCAGCCGTACTGCACGAGATCGGTCAGGACAAGCTCGACGTGCTCGACGACGTCGAGGCGGTGGGCTTCGGACCGGGCCGGGTGAGGATCCGGGTGCGGGCCACGGGGCTGTGCCACTCCGACCTGTCGGCGATGGCCGGGGTGCTGCCGCAGCCCGGACCGTTCGTCCCCGGGCACGAGGGCGCCGGCGAGATAGTCGAAGTCGGCGAAGGCGTCAGCCACTTGAAGGCGGGGGACCGCGTCGTGGTCTGCTGGCTCCCGGCCTGCGGCACCTGTCCCGCCTGCAAGCGCGGTCAGACGCACCTCTGCCTCGCCGGTTTCCTCAACGCCGGCACGCCCAACTTCAAGCGGCCCGCCGGAGACGTCTTCGGCTTCGCGGGCACCGGCACGTTCGCCGAGGAGGTCGTCGTCGACGCGGGCTGCGCCGTGCCGATACCGGACGACGTGCCCTCCGACATCGCCGCCCTCATCGGCTGCGGCGTCACCACCGGGCTGGGCGCGGCCCTCAACACCGCCGATGTGGAGGCCGGTTCGTCGGTCGCCGTCATCGGCTGCGGGGGCGTCGGCATCTCGGCGATCCAGGGCGCCCGGCTCAAGGGCGCCGCCGAGATCGTCGCCGTCGACCCGGTGGTCTCACGACGCGAGGCGGCCCTCAAGTTCGGTGCCACCAGGGCGATCTCGCCGGAGGAGCTGGCCGACGCCAAGCAGTCCGTCACCGCCGGGGAGGGCTTCGACTACGTCTTCGAGGTCGTCGGCCGCTCGGCCACCGCCCGGACCGCGTACGAGACGACCCGGCGCGGCGGCACCCTCGTCGTGGTCGGCGCGGGCGCGCTGGACGACTTCCTGCAACTCAGCATGTTCGAGCTGTTCTTCGACGAGAAGCGGATCCTGCCGTCGATGTACGGCGGCGGCGACGTCCTGCGCTCCTACGAGCGGGCCATCGCCCTCTGGCGGGCCGGCCGCATCGACCTCGCGAGCCTGATCACCCACCGGGTGCCCCTCGCCGACATCAACGAGGCACTGGACCAGATGCGGACCGGGGTGGCCCTGCGCACCTGCATCGAGATCTGA
- a CDS encoding MaoC/PaaZ C-terminal domain-containing protein, with protein MPIDAAKALAAEPRSAEIAWTRKDVLLYHLGIGAGIPATDPGELRYTLESRLHVLPSFATVAGAGSPDVIGGLNAPGVDVDLAKVLHGGQRVELHRPIPVEGRATATSRVAAVYDKGKAAVLVMRTEVADTEGPLWVNEAQIFVRGEGGWGGERGPSVRQEPPTTAPDKEVERAVREDQALLYRLSGDWNPLHADPEFAGRAGFDRPILHGLCTYGTTLKAVVDTVLGGDVGRVRSYGTRFAGVVFPGETLRIRMWRPDDHAVRVTVSSVERDDAPVLADTLVEHE; from the coding sequence ATGCCCATCGACGCAGCCAAGGCGCTCGCGGCCGAGCCACGTTCCGCCGAGATCGCGTGGACCCGTAAGGACGTGCTGCTCTACCACCTCGGCATCGGCGCCGGCATCCCCGCGACCGACCCCGGCGAGCTGCGCTACACGCTGGAGTCCCGGCTGCACGTCCTGCCGAGCTTCGCGACCGTCGCCGGCGCCGGCTCGCCGGACGTCATCGGCGGCCTGAACGCCCCCGGAGTCGACGTCGACCTGGCCAAGGTCCTGCACGGCGGCCAGCGCGTCGAGCTGCACCGCCCGATCCCCGTCGAGGGGCGCGCGACCGCGACCTCGCGCGTGGCGGCGGTGTACGACAAGGGCAAGGCGGCCGTCCTGGTGATGCGGACCGAAGTCGCCGACACCGAGGGCCCGTTGTGGGTCAACGAGGCGCAGATCTTCGTCCGGGGCGAGGGCGGCTGGGGCGGTGAGCGCGGGCCGTCCGTACGACAGGAACCGCCGACGACCGCGCCCGACAAGGAGGTCGAGCGGGCCGTCCGCGAGGACCAGGCGCTGCTCTACCGCCTCTCCGGCGACTGGAACCCGTTGCACGCCGACCCGGAGTTCGCGGGGCGCGCCGGGTTCGACCGCCCGATCCTGCACGGGCTGTGCACCTACGGGACGACCCTGAAGGCCGTGGTGGACACCGTGCTCGGCGGCGACGTCGGCCGCGTCCGCTCGTACGGGACACGCTTCGCGGGCGTCGTCTTCCCGGGCGAGACCCTCCGTATCCGGATGTGGCGGCCGGACGACCACGCGGTACGGGTGACGGTGTCCTCCGTCGAGCGGGACGACGCGCCGGTCCTGGCGGACACGCTCGTCGAACACGAATGA
- a CDS encoding ATP-binding protein has translation MRGGGGRKPAPDDAGPPATGLTLLPWLLMGMGAFANLLQGRAPNPWVGGLGILTFNSLYIYVVIRAFVKEKRESRSTRLALILLGLVACGLALSYGGSWLNFFPLLGLAVGAVTRGPRLGRTGLAVTVLAGGVSAFREGWAAVNVAYGTFISVVVTAAILSLADAVRELRAAREELAHRAVEEERLRFSRDLHDLLGHTLSVIVVKSEAARRLAPHDPDATLAQIADIETVGRQALTEIREAVTGYREGSLTSELDRARSVLSATGTALTVRRSGPPPTARTEALLAWVVREAVTNVVRHSHATRCEIVLTTTPAHTRLTLTDNGPRATPPPPTSTPHGLRGLTERLTTAGGTLQAGPGPDCGFSVSAELPTPPPGATEKRAPDTVALPRP, from the coding sequence ATGCGCGGAGGCGGCGGGCGGAAGCCGGCGCCGGACGACGCCGGACCGCCTGCCACCGGACTCACCCTGCTGCCGTGGCTGCTCATGGGGATGGGCGCCTTCGCGAACCTCCTCCAGGGCCGCGCCCCGAACCCCTGGGTCGGCGGCCTCGGCATCCTCACCTTCAACTCCCTCTACATCTACGTCGTCATCCGCGCCTTCGTGAAGGAGAAGCGCGAGTCCCGCTCCACCCGCCTCGCGCTCATCCTGCTCGGCCTGGTCGCCTGCGGCCTCGCCCTCTCCTACGGCGGCAGCTGGCTGAACTTCTTCCCGCTGCTCGGTCTGGCCGTGGGCGCCGTCACCCGAGGCCCACGGCTCGGCCGGACCGGGCTGGCGGTGACCGTGCTCGCGGGCGGGGTCTCGGCGTTCCGCGAGGGATGGGCCGCGGTCAACGTGGCGTACGGCACCTTCATCTCCGTCGTCGTGACGGCGGCGATCCTCTCCCTGGCGGACGCGGTGCGCGAACTGCGCGCCGCCCGCGAGGAGCTGGCGCATCGCGCGGTGGAGGAGGAACGTCTGCGTTTCTCCCGCGATCTGCACGATCTTCTCGGGCACACGCTGTCGGTGATCGTGGTGAAGTCGGAGGCGGCCCGTCGTCTCGCCCCGCACGACCCGGACGCGACGCTCGCCCAGATCGCGGACATCGAGACGGTCGGCCGCCAGGCCCTCACGGAGATCCGCGAGGCCGTCACCGGATACCGCGAGGGCAGCCTCACGAGCGAACTGGACCGTGCCCGCTCCGTCCTGTCCGCCACGGGCACGGCCCTGACCGTACGGCGCTCCGGGCCGCCCCCGACCGCCCGGACCGAGGCCCTGCTCGCCTGGGTCGTCCGCGAGGCGGTCACCAACGTCGTACGGCACAGCCACGCCACCCGCTGTGAGATCGTCCTCACCACCACTCCGGCCCACACCCGCCTCACCCTCACCGACAACGGCCCCCGCGCCACTCCCCCACCGCCCACCTCCACCCCCCATGGCCTGCGGGGCCTCACCGAACGCCTCACCACAGCCGGCGGCACCCTCCAGGCCGGCCCCGGCCCCGACTGCGGCTTCTCGGTGAGCGCGGAACTGCCGACACCACCGCCGGGGGCGACCGAGAAGCGAGCGCCGGACACGGTCGCGCTGCCACGGCCGTGA
- a CDS encoding response regulator transcription factor: MPREHRPAKSIRVLLAEDQGMMRGALALLLGMEADIQVVAQVGTGDAIVDAALIHRPDVALLDIELPGMSGLDAAAELRDQAPDCRVLILTTFGRPGYLRRAMDAGAAGFLVKDGPVEELARAIRRVLTGETVVDPALATAALSAGPNPLTDRERDTLNASADGATVADIAARLRLSESTVRNYLSSAIGKTGTRNRMEALREARQQGWL; encoded by the coding sequence ATGCCCCGGGAGCACCGGCCCGCCAAGTCCATCAGGGTGTTGCTTGCCGAGGACCAGGGGATGATGCGGGGCGCGCTGGCGTTACTGCTGGGGATGGAGGCCGACATCCAGGTCGTGGCGCAGGTCGGGACGGGGGACGCGATCGTGGACGCGGCGCTGATCCATCGGCCGGATGTCGCGCTGCTGGACATCGAACTGCCCGGGATGAGCGGTCTGGACGCCGCCGCCGAGCTGCGCGACCAGGCGCCCGACTGCCGTGTGCTGATCCTCACCACCTTCGGCCGGCCCGGATATCTCCGCCGGGCCATGGACGCCGGCGCCGCCGGGTTCCTGGTCAAGGACGGGCCCGTCGAGGAGCTGGCCCGGGCCATCCGGCGGGTGCTCACCGGCGAGACCGTCGTCGATCCGGCTCTCGCCACGGCCGCGCTGAGCGCCGGGCCCAACCCGCTCACCGACCGCGAACGCGACACCCTCAACGCCTCCGCCGACGGCGCCACCGTCGCCGACATCGCCGCCCGCCTCCGGCTCTCCGAGTCCACCGTCCGCAACTACCTCTCCTCCGCCATCGGCAAGACCGGCACCCGCAACCGCATGGAAGCCCTGCGGGAGGCCCGGCAGCAGGGGTGGCTCTGA
- a CDS encoding SigE family RNA polymerase sigma factor: MGDRKQVRDEEFQGFLVGRWPRLMRTAFLLTGEQHAAEDLVQTTLEQVYVAWRRVGSTDDPDTYVRRVMINAHARKHRRRLKEFLAPRSDSDLVPELPDTGDHIAQADDRGALLTALSQLPPRQREAVVLRYWEDLSESATAEAMGCSVGTVKSNAAKGIAKLRAIPGLAEMVTGGRK, translated from the coding sequence ATGGGGGATCGGAAGCAGGTCCGGGACGAGGAGTTCCAAGGCTTCCTCGTCGGCCGCTGGCCACGGCTGATGCGTACGGCGTTCCTGCTCACGGGGGAGCAGCACGCCGCGGAGGACCTGGTCCAGACGACGCTGGAGCAGGTGTACGTGGCCTGGCGCCGCGTCGGCTCGACGGACGACCCGGACACCTACGTCCGGCGAGTGATGATCAACGCCCACGCCCGCAAGCACCGCAGACGCCTCAAGGAGTTCCTGGCGCCCCGGAGCGACTCGGACCTCGTGCCCGAGCTGCCGGACACGGGCGACCACATCGCCCAGGCCGACGACCGCGGCGCCCTGCTGACGGCCCTGTCCCAGCTCCCGCCGCGCCAGCGCGAAGCCGTGGTCCTGCGGTACTGGGAGGACCTGAGCGAGAGCGCGACGGCCGAGGCGATGGGCTGCTCGGTGGGCACGGTGAAGAGCAACGCGGCCAAGGGCATCGCGAAGCTCCGCGCCATACCGGGACTGGCCGAGATGGTGACAGGGGGCCGGAAGTGA